ATTTAGTTCCATGGTATGTCTTTATAAACATTTCCAAAATGCTttgatactcccccccccccccctctccccccatatatatatttataattttgttcgtAGATCGACATACGAAATAGGAGATACCAAGCCTTAAAGAAATTATTGGATGAAGGGACATACTTCAgtgagacagaaatgatgaaacgAAATCCACTTTTATATGAACAGCTAATTGGGCAGTTCCTCACcaagaaagaaataagaaatagaGATAAATGTGATGAAAATGCAAAAACGTAAGTTTATGCAATCCATATGGAGATGTATTTTTAATAATTGTACAATAATTGAATTAATTTCTAGTGATCTGTTATATGTGAATTCTTATTCAACACCTTGTGTAATGTTGCAGATTTCTGTCAATACTGATGGATCAGCTGGACAGAGAAGAAATAGAGCGTCTGAAACAACAACAAAGAGACGATGAGGAGGCAGCAGTGGAGGAAGTTGATACCAGTGATGAAGAAtcagaagaaaataatgaaataaatgaacAAGATTCAGtgagggaggaagaagaagaagaggatgatgaGAGTGATAATCAGATGAGTCCTTCACAGAGTGACAGAGAGAATGATGATAATGAGGCTGAGACTAGTCGAAATAGCTctcaaaagccaaagaaattgtcTAGGAAAGAGAAGGAGCTTCTCCGAGAAGAATTTGTCACCAGCATGTATCAGAGTTTTCTTGATGGGAATGATAAGGATTTTGATTACAGGTACAGTGTGCTTCAGTTTTGGCTGTCATACTTTTAAGTCAATCagtaggaagaaaaaaaaatagcagtgcTTTGGTTTACTTCTAGACGCCAtggcacttccctttttgagagcccttcctggcacaaagtaacaatgtaggCGTGATTGAACCATGATATTGACCATCAAGGCATGgtcagacaacacgagctgtgtacctccttcctggtggaattactggaactgattggctgtcagacccgctccatctaataggtgctgctcatgcattgttctTTACATCtctgggcgtgtttagtgacatcacGATTTCATAGGTTTATGTTCGTTAATGGGACCATTTCATTTAgtattagtattaagaaaacagtcttaatcgtgttttttatttatttagtgtcgactggtttcagtcaaaataaaaaaaaaaacacacacaattaagactgttttcttaatactaagttaatttatACTAATCGCTGTTGCTCCAAACTATGGGAACATTTCACCTGAGCACCCAATACACATCATCTTAATACTTTTGAAATGATCATAAAGGGAGAAAAAGAAGGAAATATGGAAAGATAGAAGCAGCTGTTGGAAGGATGGGAAAAGAAGCTAGCATAAATTTAGACTGCACAGCACATGTTGGAGGGCAAGTCAAAATGTTCAGAGAATACATttgaaaacatgaagaataaccagtatcCCAGTAGCGACAACTCTGTCCTGGCCCACACTGACTGCTACCACCATGCAGCAACACAGCTCTGTCAACAGCAAGAGTTCTAGGTTATTCTTTGTGGTTTAATATCCCTGGTAATACATGTCAATAAAACAAATGTCTCACTAGAGTAATATGGGACAGTTCTGTTGAATGGATAAAtaaaattccaatttaaaaatGATTGTGTTCAGCAAACAAGGCAATCCTTTTCATCAAAATTGAGTGTCACATGAGAGAATTAATGAATAGTTTTGGCTGATTTCATATACATATTCCAAGAAGGAATTTTGAAATGCCTGCTGAAACATAAGAGAAAATGTGCCTCAGGACGCACAGGAGGGACACCCAAATGTATCATCTTTCACTCAAAATGCTGTTGTAGCTTCTCTTGTAGAGTAAAGAGGATTCTTCAGTAGTACCTAAGTATGTTAAGAAAGGAGCCACCATGTACCTGACTAACTTGAAAATACTGGTTAActgttttatatatgtatatttcgCAGATTTCTTTGACTGCACAAAATCCAGGAAATTGAGGTAGTATTGGTGTGGGGATAGGTACGGTTTAAATCATAATGACTTTCAAGTAGTAACCAAACAGTTATCGCTATTGCAGCTGCATGTGCTATTACTGTTTACTTTGTTGCTGTGGTTACTACCCTTGCTAAGAAGCTTCAAAGACTTATAaccttcgccggccgctggtggccgagcggttctggcgctacagtctggaaccgcgcgaccgctacggtcgcaggttcgaatcctgcctcgggcatggatgtgtgtgttgtccttaggttagttaggtttaagtagttctaagttctaggggacttatgacctcagcagttgagtcccatagtgctcagagccatttgaaccaaccttataACCTTCCATGTATTGAGCTGTATACACATAGGGGATCTTCAAACTCATTGTCATCAGGTTACTGTGCCTCTCACTCATATATTTAGTATCATATATTGAATTTGCTTCCCATGAAGGTGACTTGATGGGCAAAGGTCCTTTAGAGATGCTATTTCCACAAGGAGCAAATTGTGACATACAGCTCTTAGGTTTGTGTGCAGATGTGTAGTGTAGCATTTCAGTCTCAATGTGCTTTGACTAATGTGCTATTCAAGAGGAGTAAACTATGCGCTGGTACtggatttcaccctctcccttctctcgtcATCATCATACAACCCAAATATAACACCATATTCTAGCCTCATCCATTAGACTCACCTACACTCCTCAAATACTCATAAGATACAACTCTCTCATATCTGAAGGAAAGGGGCCATTTTGTGTGGTGTAAGAAAACCCTTTCTGAAGAGGCCACTCAACTTACCCACTGAGGTCTCTCAGCCAACAATGCTGTACGGCTTTACTTCTTACATTTATGCTCCTGAGCCTGGTTTATTGTCTGATATGTCGTCAGCATTAATGGAGATCATGGTAATCTGAGGTCCTTCAAAGGACCATCTCCTTGCAACCAGTGTATATAATATGGTTCTAGGAAAAAGAAGAATATTTCATCATATGAGGAAGCGGTGACTGCAGTAGTGTCATAGAAGAAATTATACAAATGAAAATAGTTGATAACATTCACAACCTGCAGCTGAGTAATTGTGAGAGCCAGCCATTGGGATGCTGAAATGGGTAGAATGAGAGTGGTGTGAATACAATTTGTGACAATGGACAAGGAACTTTTGATGACACTTACATCACAGCTATCTCAGGGTAATATTGTGATCTGCTACACAATCAGTAGTTACTGTCTGGCAGTATCTGGAGATACTTTGCCAAAACCTTATGTAGTGGAAACTGCTTAACTGGAAACCATTTAGCATAAAACTTGTTAGATAACTTGCTATTAATTGATAAAGTTTCTTGTTTAGAGGAATTATTGAATACTTCATCCATTAGCTGtagcatttcatttttttctttcaacaTATTTGATTGTTCATTATTTTTCTGTTAGATTTAGAGCTTTCATACTGTTTTATATCATATGAACTaaagaggcaaaacattatgaccactacccactgcAGGATCAAATGCTGCCTGATCGTGTTATGGCCCCATAATGCCACAAAGGAAGAATATAAGCAGGgcagagacaaatggggaatcattctagttcCCTATGGGccacaactggggaaatctgctgacaaagggtagattgttaTAGCATGGCACCTGGGAACGGACACCTCGGAAGAGACAAAGTTGGTCAGCTGTGTGCATATGTGGAAAGTGCTTGAAAGACAGTGAAACCACAGGTAGGAGACAAGGTGTTGGACACACATGCCTCATCACAGAATGCGGAGGTCAGAGGCTTGTCTGTTGTATAGACAATGATCAGTAATAAAGCTGACAACATAGTACAATGTTAGTGTCGGCACATGTGTTACACAGCTTATCTTTCAACACATATTGTTGAACATAGAACTTAGTATAAAACAATCATGTGTATTCCCACACAGTAGTTACAGTTGTAGTGGGCAAGGGATTATCAAGACTGGACCACGGGTCACTGGAATCGTgtcacctggtcagatgactcACATTTCTTGTTAAGCCAGGTCGATGGTCATGTCCGGATATCCTGTCATCCagtgaaacagttgctcaaaaCATACTCTGTGGCACAGACACAGGGCACTTGGGCCAGTGTTATGCTATTCACCTCGGCTGCCAttagacctgtggtagtaatcagagGTGCCATACAGCTGCGAATTACATGAAAATTATTGCAGCTTACCTGCATCAATTCATACTTGAGGTCTTCCTCATAGCAGTGGTTTTTCCAATAGGAAAACTGCCCATATTAAAAGGCCAGAATCATGCTTGATAGTGAGCTCACATTGGTGTCCTGGCCACGAATGCCTGATCTGAAACCAACAGAACACACCTGGGATGCTGTTGGGCACCAGCTCTGTGCTCACAAACCAACAGCTCTTAATTTACTGAGACCTATGCATAGACTTCTGGTGCCACAGACCTCGAGAAACCTATCAAGGACTATTCAGATCCACGCCACGCTGAACCACTGCTGCACTTCATTCCAAGGGTGGACCGATATGCTGTTAAGTagaggtcacaatgttttggctcatcgtttAGTGTGCGTGCATGGGGGTGGGGGgatgcatgagagagagagagagagagagagagagactgactttgTTTCTTTCGCTATACATATGTTTCCCCACACAGCAGCAAGGTGGATGGTAATCCAGACTATGAGTGCCTGGCAGTTCGCACACAAGATGAGGAAGAAAAGTATTTTGATGCCGAATCACCAGAGATTTTATCAGGAGATGAAGACAATACCTGTGCCATGCAGCAGGGTAATCGCtgcgacgacgatgatgatgatgaagaagatgaacTAGATTTATTCATGAAAAACTTGAAACCTGAAGCAACACCAAGTGATCTTGCCACtgaaatggagaaaatataaatcaGAAGTTTTGTGATATATATGTAGACCATAGAATGGTTCATTGTTTACTATTGGACAGAGAGATTATTGGAGGAGTATGGCAGCAAATTATGGAGACTGATACTCTGTAAAGATTGAGGCACTGTTATTAAGACAGGTTTAATGCTGTTGACAAGTTCTCCCAAGTTATTGTTTCCACATTTGGAAAAAGCAATAAATGTTTCAACTGTAACCATTCGCCTGATTTGATTTCATTCAATACATTTATTGCCCAGTAGCAtgtcttcagtttttgtattggcATTAGGCTTGCAATGACCATGCGAAATTGCGCACAGTCCCTTAAATGATTTAAATCATACCTGCAGAAGTCCATTCGATTGATagcattttcattctttttttctccccataaaatacaattatttatgtTTGTATGATTAATTCTAATTTCGATATATTTGTTggactgtggacatgtgtcctCTTCCATATTTACCCTTTTTCTATAATTTAAAACCATAGTTTTTCAAAAGTCAAATGAAAGTACTGCGAGTACTTTTCTCACATCTCCACATCATGCGTTAATCTTTTTTATTTAGCAATTTTACCATTTGTTAATTAAGATGTATTATAAATAAGACATTCGTGGCATGATTGTTCACACTTAGTGTTCCTTTAAATTGGTGTTACAGTTATTCATAAGCAATGTCTCTGTTGTAACTAGATACATGATAAATATCAAATAACTACAGAGAAGTAATTTGGTGCACAAAAATTCACAATCCAAATGAATTTTGTCCATAATATACTTCTATCTCTTAACTTTCTGAAATGGTATTTAACTGGATTGTTGGTAACTCAGAAACTTAATTTTGCAACTTCTTCTTGGAGAAAGATTAATGCAGTGAAATATAATGTTTATGTTCAGTTCAGTCTCACTAATTTTAGCCACACTTCAAAGGactgtatttatttacttttttatctgttattctatGTACAGTGTACATAATCTTTTTTATgtgaatattgtaaataaattacgaataaaacaataattttacatactTTTGTCTGATTATCAGTTGGTGATACAAAATAAgtataagaagaaaataagaaaagattACATCAGTTGGCTCCCATCTATAAATATTCTTAAGTATATCCCATATTGGAAGAAAAGACAGGCTGACACTCATAAAAGTTTAAAGAAAGATGAGTAGTGATGTCACTCTGTACCAAGAAAAACAGAAAAGTGTCAGTGGAGTGCAATAACTGACACTGAAATTTCAGCTCTGACAGTGACCTACAGGGATGCGAAAAGTCAGCAGTTGGCCCAGGCCGAAGACGGGGGGCGGGCTAGAAAAGGTGGGTAAAAGAGGAAGAGACCACAAaaggagaaaaagaaataaaaagtgagTATGTATGATACATGATTTCAGAGGTTTTAGTGATGTGGCTTATAAGTCCTATATGTTTTCTTGTGGTGTCAGTTTGCCTGAACAACAAAATACACAATCGTAATAATTATGAAATGATTGCAAAAGGGATAAAGAAGGAAATCTGGAAAGAAAGAAACAGGTGATGGAGGGATTGAAGGAGAGGTTAGTGTAAATTTAGACTACTAAGCATATgttgtggttgggggggggggggggggaggggctgatcAGGCTGTTCAGAATGTCCAGAAATGAGAATCCTCAATTTTGGGTTTGTATTGGAGGGGGGGAGGGCGCGGCTGGGAGAGAAACAAATATGACATTTGTGCTGTTATGTTGCAATGATCATACTGTTCATCCAGCTAACCACGCATACTTTCATGAATTATGTTCCATTCACTATGTTTGTCTTTTCATTGTGCTGGTAGTATGTTCTAGGTGTGGTAGTGCTCAAGTCGAATCATAGAAGCGGATCACTGTGCCACTCACATGGTAAAATCATTGAGGTGCAGTACCGAACTAATCCGACAAACTGAAGTTTTGCGGAGAGTGGTGTCAGTGTTATTTTGCTACTGTATGTCATGGCACTAACATATATTCACATTTTGTTCTGAGCTTGCTAATAATTAAGTAAATCAAATGCAACTAACTCCTGATTATCTGGGCACAGATTACCAATGCATAGGTAGTGatatgtgaaaaaataaaaaatgaagcctGAAATAttctgttataatttttaaaaaattgatttacaATATAAATTTCTGGACGTGGAAATGTAGGTCACAAAAGCATCCACAACTAGTTAAAAAACAATGCCTATAAATCAGGTTTTGAGTAGCTGCTGTTCTCGTATAGTTCTTTATTATTTACCAGTAaagaatgatgtgtgtgtgtgtgtgtgtgtgtgtgtgtgtgtgtgtgtgtgtgtgtgtgtgtgtgtgtgagagagagagagagagagagagagagagagagaaagagagagagagatttttcctTATCAACAGTTCAGTGGTCAGTCATGGTAAATTTGTGATTACTGGCAAATGACAACATAGTTTGCTGTACTCTTCCCACATATGTGCAAGTGTGCAGACGACAATGCTGTTTGGCACCCTAAAACAATCATTGCCACCAGATGTATGAGAATATGTGACACAAAGCCAACCacaaaaattttcatattaaagCCATAGCTAAGCAGGCATTGTACACTTAGTGCAACAAGATTGATGTCAGATTGTTGTGTCACTAAATCACCTTTTTTGAGCTTCTGATTTTATGTAAGCATTGCATTTATCATTGGTCAGTGAGGTGCTATGAAGGTTTTGCATGTGTGTAGTTTGTTTCCTTATTCCATAAATCGAGTTTACTGCCTTTCTCAAATACTGCTCGTTACTTGATGTGGGCTGCTTGTGGATCAGTCACACCTTTCATTAAATACTCTTAAATAAACACATAtattctaaaaaaatttaaaacaatgaaATCACAGGATTTGCCCAACATTATTTCAACAGAGTTTTTATGAATTATGTTGGACTGCCCCCAGCTGCTAACAACAATAAACTGTTACTGAATTTAAGTGGCTTAAAATTTATTCAGTGTGCTCCTGAACACTTACATAATTGCCTGACTGTAGTATTGCCTCCAGCGTAGAAAACAGAGGGCTAGACTGTTCGCCGGGGTCACACAGCATGAGTAAAACTTAACTCATAGTAGATGAAACATAAGCATGGCACCTCACAAGGTTTGGCACTTAGTTAGTCCCTGTTTGTGATCGATGCATAAGTCAAAGACTCAAaaaacaaacagtggaaaatccaggttggaatgtaacaatattatgaaaaggaaagatgccACTAACCATACATcgtcgactcagcatctccactatatggtgagtggccactttccttttcataatattgtttcaaaGACTCAAAAGTAATTTGAAGttgttggtttatttatttatctgaagAAAGAACTGTGGATTGACTGAACTAGTCACAAGCAAAATAATAACTGAACAAGTATGTAACAGTTTCACATCTTTTCAGCATTATAAATCCTATATTTACGGTTGCAAACTAATAAAAGTGAAGAGCTCTATTCTACCACAACAATTTTAATTCATGTGTTTATTGTTGGGCATACGTTAAGAGTCTTCAAATTGCAAGAATAATTATACAAAGGTTTCTAAATTACTGCATATCAACACAGCTCTCCAGCATAATTCAAGAGAAATGACAGTAGTTATGTTGGAATATCAAGTTCTTTTATATAGTTCATTACACCACCAGGAAATCTTCAGAAGGACTCTTGAATGCATGTGTGGGACATGTTCATACTACATGAGCAGTTGTCTGTTGTTCAGCACCAGAGTCGTATGGCCGTGCTGAAAATTGGCCCCATTTCTGGAGTGTGTCTGCACATCTTCAGAAGCTTGTTCGAACATGATTCAGAGTAGTCCAAATTGCCTGAGGCTGGTTAAATCTGGGAGGCTTCTCGTGGATGCAGGACTATTTCAGGCATTGTGCAGGACAGATATGTTGCCAGCAGCAAGAATTCTGTCTCTGATAAGAGTGGGATGTCTTGGAAGGTCAGGGTTATCAACAAATTTTTGATATTCACATAGTAGCAAACTCCTCTGACTGCTAAGGTGGAATATGACTCAAGATAGATAACCAGTAAGTAGATTGAATTGACACACTAACAATGTGCATGGATTTTTTAAGTAGTACACCTATCTTTTCCACAAATGGATTATTAAGCCAGATAGACACACAGTACTCTGCCATTGAGTATATGAATCTGAGTGCCGATACTGAAAGAGTGTCTGCTGATGATCCCCAACTAATGCCACAGAGCTTATAAAAATAGTTATTTGTGCCTTTGAGCTTGATGCTTGCATTAAAAGGAAGTGTCCTGTCTAATTTTAACAATTTGTGTAAGGAGGCAAAGCTGTAAATCTCCGACATTTTAAATGTATCTTATAAACTCTTTCTGTAAGTTATTCAGACATTTGGATTCTGGGTTTATAAATCTTCATTACCATTCTAGGATACAATGTTCACCATTATACAATACAGAGTTCACTAATAATAAGCCACATGCAAATAAACCATGTATTTGCCAGAAATCACCTATAAGGTTACTCTTAAAACACAGTATTATGGAATCAACCCACATCCTGTACCTCGCGGAACATTGTAAACTTGATATTTGCGACGATAATAAAATTCGGTTGCAACTGAAATGTAATTTATGTTGTACAATGCACAAAAATTACAATGCACAAAAATAAGGTATTTGCATTTCACCTCCTAATCTAGAGTTCAGAATGTGAGTCTAGTACAACTGAGGGAAGAAACTGTGAATCCCTTCAAATCATGAGACATTATTatcattgatattattattattttaccctCTTCCATTACGGTATACCTAGGCTCATTCTGCATCTgtgaatgttgttctcaatgatGATGATTAACTGTAATGATTTAAAAGTAGTCAGTATATTCATTTGAATGCTGAGTCTGTGGTAATGTGCAAACAGTGTATATTAAGTGAATAGTGTAGCTAAAGGGAAAAAGGGACATTTTTGATAAAACAGCTCTTCTAATAACTGCCAATGTATAAATTTGCTGAATTTATGAGAAGACTATGATCATTGTTCTtgattaacaaaaaaaaataacCACCTATTACAGTGCATCACGTCTACAAAAATTCTCTCTTTCTGCACTCCTTTTTGTAGGATGTCAACATGATGGGAATGAGGATGTGAAGAAAATATGTGTGTACCCTTTTGTTttttcactttcgaaacatcaaattCAACAGTGTTGTCTCAATATTAATGACAGTAGCTATTCTGTGTTTAGCTTTTCCTTCTTTTACAAAACATC
This genomic interval from Schistocerca serialis cubense isolate TAMUIC-IGC-003099 chromosome 8, iqSchSeri2.2, whole genome shotgun sequence contains the following:
- the LOC126416034 gene encoding coiled-coil domain-containing protein 97 isoform X1 codes for the protein MEVDEVSKGREINGQPNEKTRSFNDEKENILCENMLNHVAVNKLAHFKSQQVGEPELSTQQKRDIAKELLIRNPEQFLARFGNHLEEEHLDYFSGLKFDTYEIQFHLKQLRRGLSKKKKQIDIRNRRYQALKKLLDEGTYFSETEMMKRNPLLYEQLIGQFLTKKEIRNRDKCDENAKTFLSILMDQLDREEIERLKQQQRDDEEAAVEEVDTSDEESEENNEINEQDSVREEEEEEDDESDNQMSPSQSDRENDDNEAETSRNSSQKPKKLSRKEKELLREEFVTSMYQSFLDGNDKDFDYSSKVDGNPDYECLAVRTQDEEEKYFDAESPEILSGDEDNTCAMQQGNRCDDDDDDEEDELDLFMKNLKPEATPSDLATEMEKI
- the LOC126416034 gene encoding coiled-coil domain-containing protein 97 isoform X2, whose product is MEVDEVSKGREINGQPNEKTRSFNDEKENILCENMLNHVAVNKLAHFKSQQVGEPELSTQQKRDIAKELLIRNPEQFLARFGNHLEEEHLDYFSGLKFDTYEIQFHLKQLRRGLSKKKKQIDIRNRRYQALKKLLDEGTYFSETEMMKRNPLLYEQLIGQFLTKKEIRNRDKCDENAKTFLSILMDQLDREEIERLKQQQRDDEEAAVEEVDTSDEESEENNEINEQDSVREEEEEEDDESDNQMSPSQSDRENDDNEAETSRNSSQKPKKLSRKEKELLREEFVTSMYQSFLDGNDKDFDYSKVDGNPDYECLAVRTQDEEEKYFDAESPEILSGDEDNTCAMQQGNRCDDDDDDEEDELDLFMKNLKPEATPSDLATEMEKI